The following coding sequences lie in one Candidatus Cloacimonadota bacterium genomic window:
- a CDS encoding UvrD-helicase domain-containing protein, producing the protein MSNFKNKIITASAGTGKTYRLSVEYIRILLEHYGKHKDFSLDSILVLTFTKKATAEIRERINEHLSLLCDPNPSKAEDAKDRQGLLESLIGNDGHKELSDMQLEILNSALRQISSDRKQLQVMTIDSYIGSIFRNIVRPLRSIESYEIDNQAVEKRLPFLMAHLMTDKYKPLLDSLLRRKISPSLDEYQKFFSTLIQARWLHFLIQKHGDHSEPGTLHHLAKNPNPSLRDEALENARQAMSQILSHLQEVESLKDKKIEPMDYFKKDFKNLFRDSVNSWDKIISESDKMLSNPEGCYRLFSKNKSGAITSGNQLRGKALSAAKEQINEQEARLAKALANYLIHTHFLKEQDEILKVWEAVLSEYDKLIYIYKNMTYDDVSWFTLEALFSSEPPNFDMQIENVATEFYQFLSHRSRFILIDEFQDTSLLQFAILQPIISEVISGEGTKDFGGIIIVGDEKQSIFGWRGGERELLL; encoded by the coding sequence ATGAGCAATTTCAAAAACAAAATCATAACCGCAAGTGCCGGCACAGGTAAAACTTACCGTCTTTCTGTGGAATATATCCGCATCCTGCTGGAACATTATGGAAAACACAAGGATTTCAGCTTGGACAGCATCCTGGTGCTCACTTTCACGAAAAAAGCTACCGCTGAAATCAGGGAACGCATAAATGAACATCTATCATTGCTTTGCGACCCCAATCCCTCCAAGGCAGAAGATGCCAAAGACAGGCAGGGATTACTGGAATCACTGATTGGGAACGATGGTCATAAGGAGCTGTCTGACATGCAATTGGAAATCCTGAACAGCGCCCTCAGACAGATTTCTTCCGATCGCAAGCAATTGCAGGTGATGACGATAGACTCCTATATTGGCAGCATTTTCCGAAATATCGTGCGCCCTCTGCGCAGCATTGAAAGTTATGAGATTGACAATCAAGCCGTGGAAAAACGCCTTCCATTCTTGATGGCGCACTTGATGACAGATAAATACAAACCATTATTGGACAGCCTGTTGCGGCGCAAAATCAGCCCTTCCCTGGATGAATATCAAAAGTTTTTCAGCACTCTCATCCAGGCTCGCTGGCTCCATTTTCTCATCCAGAAACATGGTGACCACAGCGAACCAGGCACCCTGCATCACCTTGCAAAAAACCCCAATCCCAGCCTGCGTGATGAAGCTTTGGAAAACGCACGCCAAGCTATGTCTCAAATCCTGAGTCATTTACAGGAAGTCGAATCGTTAAAAGATAAAAAAATAGAACCCATGGATTATTTCAAAAAAGACTTCAAGAATCTTTTTAGAGATTCCGTGAATAGCTGGGATAAGATTATTTCAGAATCGGATAAAATGCTTTCCAACCCCGAAGGCTGCTACAGGTTATTCAGCAAAAATAAAAGCGGCGCTATTACAAGCGGAAACCAATTAAGAGGAAAAGCCCTCAGCGCTGCAAAAGAACAGATCAACGAACAGGAAGCCCGGCTCGCTAAAGCTCTGGCAAACTATCTCATCCACACACATTTCTTGAAAGAACAGGATGAAATCCTCAAGGTCTGGGAAGCAGTTCTGAGTGAATATGACAAGCTCATATACATTTATAAAAATATGACTTACGATGATGTTTCCTGGTTCACCTTGGAAGCGCTCTTCAGCAGCGAACCACCGAATTTTGATATGCAAATTGAAAATGTGGCGACAGAATTCTATCAATTCCTCTCACATCGCAGCAGGTTCATTCTGATTGATGAATTTCAAGACACCTCCCTATTGCAATTTGCCATTCTGCAACCCATTATCTCAGAAGTGATTAGCGGCGAAGGCACCAAGGATTTTGGCGGCATCATCATCGTCGGCGACGAAAAACAATCCATTTTCGGCTGGCGAGGCGGCGAACGCGAATTGCTTTTAA